The Burkholderia pyrrocinia genome has a segment encoding these proteins:
- a CDS encoding aldose epimerase, producing MPIFQQHDIHELHAGPSLVRVAPQFGGRLLSWDIDGEPVIFWPETADWSSLARVRGGNPLLFPFLGRHRVDGELGRWRDAAGVVRDLPMHGFARDLPFAAHPSADGAALSMTLDASDALRASYPFDFRFETTYRLADAHTLEVALTTTNRGDTPLPYYAGHHFYFALPHGERAETTLELPPTRRCAQHADGSISTPEPGEARYRLDNPDILDRFHCLDGQPSTPVRIVMPGRRRTIEIALDVPGSIPWYAVTTWTEKPESDFYCVEPWLGLPDAIHNGLGLRMLAPGATETATLRIRVIPLAG from the coding sequence ATGCCGATCTTCCAGCAACACGACATTCACGAACTTCACGCCGGCCCGTCGCTCGTCCGGGTCGCCCCGCAATTCGGCGGCCGCCTGCTGTCATGGGACATCGACGGCGAGCCGGTCATCTTCTGGCCGGAAACGGCCGACTGGAGCAGCCTCGCGCGCGTGCGCGGCGGCAACCCGCTGCTGTTCCCGTTCCTCGGCCGCCATCGCGTCGACGGCGAACTCGGCCGCTGGCGCGATGCCGCCGGCGTGGTCCGCGACCTGCCGATGCATGGCTTCGCGCGCGACCTGCCGTTCGCCGCGCACCCGTCGGCCGACGGCGCCGCCTTGTCGATGACGCTCGACGCGAGCGACGCGCTGCGCGCGAGCTACCCGTTCGATTTCCGGTTCGAAACGACCTACCGGCTGGCCGACGCGCACACGCTCGAAGTCGCGCTCACGACGACCAATCGCGGCGACACGCCGCTGCCCTACTACGCCGGCCACCACTTCTATTTCGCGTTGCCGCACGGCGAACGCGCCGAAACCACGCTCGAGCTGCCGCCCACGCGCCGCTGCGCGCAGCACGCGGACGGTTCGATCAGCACGCCCGAGCCGGGCGAAGCCCGTTACCGCCTGGACAATCCGGACATCCTCGATCGCTTCCACTGCCTCGACGGCCAACCGTCGACGCCGGTGCGCATCGTGATGCCGGGCCGCCGCCGCACGATCGAGATCGCGCTCGACGTGCCGGGCTCGATCCCGTGGTACGCGGTCACGACCTGGACCGAAAAACCGGAGTCGGACTTCTACTGCGTCGAGCCGTGGCTCGGCCTGCCGGATGCGATCCACAACGGCCTCGGGCTGCGCATGCTCGCGCCGGGCGCAACCGAAACGGCCACGCTGCGGATCCGCGTGATCCCGCTCGCAGGCTGA